One part of the Methylobacterium mesophilicum SR1.6/6 genome encodes these proteins:
- a CDS encoding complex I subunit 5 family protein, with product MTAFPAALLPLPVAIPLVVCAVTLAVAHRLPGRVPDILAALAALSVAILSAIIAVHAADGPIVYWFGGWEPRDSVHLGIGFSVDEASAWVATFIGLLYALTFVFAWGFFGRTHGHFHILMLLFLAAMVGFCFTRDMFNLFVWFEVMSVAAFALTAYHLAESALAGAINFTVVNSLAGFLMLGGIGLIYGQTGTLDFEGIAAAVARGGRDPVVAGAFCLVAAALMIKGAIVPFQFWLADAHAVAPSPVSVIFSGSMVSLGLFGLAKVSAVVFAGSGQVQHALPLLLTALGTLTALLGGWMALLQRHLKRMLAFSTISHAGIMLTGLGALSADGTGGVLVYVVGHGLVKGALFMIAGILLATQASVDEIALRGLGRGIMPAGIAMALAGLLLCGLPIGVLDQGTRLVQGALSQQGHGIALAATAIGAALTGAAVLRAAGRIFLGLGPDPGDEAGAPSEDEREKANRPLWLMLAPCCALLALDAGLPASLIEHALPRAAAAFMHRSPGGSLAEGPGWLPWASVTTALAGAGYGLFRQRLPAFVVRPVSATQSAPTRALEILHSGLIGDYATWLAVGVAVIAAVLAMA from the coding sequence GTGACCGCCTTCCCCGCCGCCCTCCTGCCCCTGCCGGTCGCGATTCCGCTCGTCGTCTGCGCCGTGACGCTCGCGGTCGCGCACCGTCTGCCGGGCCGCGTGCCCGACATCCTCGCGGCGCTCGCCGCACTGAGTGTCGCGATCCTGTCGGCCATCATCGCCGTGCACGCCGCCGACGGGCCGATCGTCTACTGGTTCGGCGGCTGGGAGCCGCGGGACAGCGTCCACCTCGGCATCGGCTTCTCGGTGGACGAGGCGAGCGCCTGGGTCGCGACCTTCATCGGCCTGCTCTACGCCCTGACCTTCGTGTTCGCCTGGGGCTTCTTCGGCCGCACGCATGGCCACTTCCACATCCTGATGCTGCTGTTCCTGGCCGCCATGGTCGGGTTCTGCTTCACCCGCGACATGTTCAACCTGTTCGTGTGGTTCGAGGTGATGAGCGTCGCCGCCTTCGCGCTCACCGCCTACCACTTGGCGGAATCTGCGCTCGCGGGCGCCATCAACTTCACCGTGGTCAACAGCCTCGCGGGATTCCTGATGCTCGGCGGCATCGGGCTGATCTACGGGCAGACCGGCACGCTGGACTTCGAGGGCATCGCAGCGGCGGTGGCGCGGGGCGGTCGCGACCCGGTTGTGGCCGGGGCCTTCTGCCTCGTGGCCGCCGCCCTGATGATCAAGGGCGCGATCGTTCCGTTCCAGTTCTGGCTCGCCGATGCCCACGCGGTGGCCCCGAGCCCGGTCTCGGTGATCTTCTCCGGCTCGATGGTGTCGCTCGGCCTGTTCGGCCTCGCGAAGGTGAGCGCCGTCGTGTTCGCGGGCTCCGGTCAGGTCCAGCACGCGCTGCCCCTCCTGCTCACGGCCCTGGGCACCCTCACAGCCCTGCTCGGCGGCTGGATGGCGCTGCTGCAGCGCCACCTGAAGCGGATGCTTGCCTTCTCGACGATCTCGCATGCCGGGATCATGCTCACCGGCCTCGGCGCCCTGTCGGCGGACGGCACCGGAGGCGTTCTGGTCTACGTGGTCGGACACGGGCTGGTGAAGGGCGCGCTGTTCATGATCGCCGGCATCCTCCTGGCCACCCAGGCGAGCGTCGACGAGATCGCGCTGCGCGGCCTCGGCCGCGGCATCATGCCGGCCGGGATCGCCATGGCACTGGCCGGGCTGCTGCTCTGCGGCCTGCCGATCGGCGTTCTCGACCAGGGCACGCGCCTCGTGCAGGGGGCTCTGTCGCAGCAGGGCCACGGCATCGCACTGGCCGCCACCGCGATCGGTGCGGCGCTGACCGGGGCCGCGGTCCTGCGGGCAGCGGGCCGCATCTTCCTGGGGCTCGGGCCCGATCCCGGCGACGAGGCCGGGGCGCCGAGCGAGGACGAGCGCGAGAAGGCCAACCGGCCCCTCTGGCTGATGCTCGCGCCCTGCTGCGCGCTGCTCGCCCTCGATGCCGGGCTGCCGGCGAGCCTGATCGAGCACGCCCTGCCGCGGGCGGCCGCGGCCTTCATGCACCGGTCCCCGGGCGGGTCGCTCGCCGAGGGGCCGGGCTGGCTGCCGTGGGCCTCCGTGACCACTGCACTGGCGGGCGCCGGCTACGGGCTGTTCCGTCAGCGGCTGCCGGCCTTCGTGGTCCGGCCGGTCAGCGCCACGCAGTCGGCGCCGACGCGGGCGCTGGAGATCCTGCACAGCGGCCTGATCGGCGACTACGCGACGTGGCTCGCTGTCGGAGTGGCGGTGATCGCGGCCGTACTGGCCATGGCGTGA
- a CDS encoding sodium:proton antiporter, with the protein MLPYAVAAWLFGIGLYGIATSRNFIHLVGCLGVCQSATYVLLLGLGYRWGSIAPIFYDHPPGTPAVDPVMQALVLTDIVVGATLTALLLVLTIQAYKRGGSLDPEKLRPMRAGGTSGRGQGSSAAKGGERTTP; encoded by the coding sequence ATGCTGCCCTACGCGGTCGCCGCGTGGCTCTTCGGGATCGGCCTCTACGGCATCGCCACGAGCCGCAACTTCATCCACCTCGTGGGCTGCCTCGGCGTCTGCCAGTCGGCGACCTACGTGCTCCTCCTGGGCCTCGGCTACCGCTGGGGCAGCATCGCGCCGATCTTCTACGATCACCCGCCGGGCACGCCTGCTGTCGATCCGGTGATGCAGGCGCTGGTGCTGACCGACATCGTAGTCGGCGCGACCCTGACCGCCCTCCTCCTCGTCCTGACGATCCAGGCCTACAAGCGCGGCGGCAGCCTCGACCCGGAGAAGCTTCGGCCGATGCGCGCCGGCGGAACATCCGGCCGCGGCCAGGGATCGAGCGCCGCGAAGGGTGGGGAGCGAACGACTCCGTGA
- a CDS encoding MnhB domain-containing protein — protein sequence MSPRIRIALLALSGLVLLPCAAAVIAGLPPFGSTIAQYGERINAITPQARHVANMVSAINFDLRGLDTLGEEFMLLAAITGTVVLLRGRRGEGSTERALRRPGRAVIPRSEAVVLACRIAGPLTALFGLYVVLHATVTPGGGFQGGVILASGTLLIYLGEGYAGWRDAVRSHWLDALEGGGALLFALCGLAPMLTGAAFMQNVLPLGTFRDLFSGGLMLVENLGVALAVTGGFTQLFLEFMEETREADAPDEPGEESA from the coding sequence TTGAGCCCCCGGATCCGCATCGCGCTGCTCGCTCTGTCGGGGCTGGTCCTCCTGCCCTGCGCCGCCGCGGTGATCGCCGGGTTGCCGCCCTTCGGATCGACCATCGCCCAGTACGGCGAGCGCATCAACGCGATCACCCCGCAGGCTCGGCACGTCGCCAACATGGTGAGTGCGATCAATTTCGACCTGCGCGGCCTCGACACCCTGGGTGAGGAGTTCATGCTGCTCGCCGCCATCACCGGAACGGTGGTGCTGCTGCGGGGTCGGCGGGGCGAGGGCAGCACCGAACGCGCCCTGCGTCGGCCCGGCCGCGCCGTCATCCCGCGCTCCGAGGCCGTGGTGCTCGCCTGCCGGATCGCGGGGCCGCTCACGGCCCTGTTCGGTCTCTACGTGGTGCTGCACGCCACCGTCACACCGGGCGGCGGCTTCCAGGGTGGCGTAATCCTCGCCTCCGGCACCCTGCTGATCTACCTCGGCGAGGGCTATGCCGGCTGGCGCGACGCCGTCCGCAGTCACTGGCTCGACGCCCTGGAGGGCGGTGGCGCCCTGCTCTTCGCCCTGTGCGGGCTGGCGCCGATGCTCACCGGCGCCGCCTTCATGCAGAACGTCCTGCCGCTGGGCACCTTCCGCGACCTGTTCTCCGGAGGCCTGATGCTCGTGGAGAACCTCGGCGTCGCCCTGGCGGTGACGGGCGGGTTCACGCAGCTCTTCCTCGAATTCATGGAGGAGACCCGCGAGGCGGACGCGCCCGACGAACCCGGGGAGGAATCCGCGTGA
- a CDS encoding Na(+)/H(+) antiporter subunit B produces MIVILPLLFLFTAISGTAVVLVRDPTRQVFAIAVNGLVLTILFDALQAPDVALSELAVGSAAVPLLFLVALMAVRTQSPEEES; encoded by the coding sequence ATGATCGTGATCCTGCCGCTGCTGTTCCTGTTCACCGCGATCTCCGGCACCGCGGTTGTGCTGGTACGCGACCCCACCCGACAGGTCTTCGCGATCGCGGTGAACGGGCTCGTCCTGACGATCCTGTTCGACGCCCTTCAGGCGCCCGACGTCGCCCTGTCGGAGCTGGCGGTCGGCTCCGCGGCGGTGCCGCTCCTCTTCCTCGTCGCGCTCATGGCGGTGCGGACGCAGTCCCCCGAGGAGGAGTCTTGA